One Methylobacterium sp. AMS5 genomic region harbors:
- a CDS encoding YDG domain-containing protein yields MSRPASPRIRAFTSALLASTALVGIGLVPLCPVPVRAEPLPTGGQVVSGGVTIGAPNGNALAITQSSQSAIVNWQGFSVGGGNRVDIHQPNANAAILNRVTGATPSTIAGQLNANGQVYLVNPNGVTITRSGQVNAAGFVASSLGISDEDFKAGRRPFRGSGASAPVTNHGAITIGRGGYAALIGGRVTNTGTIQVPMGRVGLGAGERATLDLSGDGFLQVAVPTQAKGRGALVEHAGTISADGGSVTLTAAAARDMARQAVNLSGVVEARAVAGRNGRITLSGGEGAVALAPNARLDASGLDGADGGRVRITGGRLDVAGRVDVSGARGGRARLKAGESLALSGRVLAEGRTGQGGRVTATAPTIATHAALIEASGASGGGVVRVGGGRLGQGPLARAERVTVDAASTIRADATVRGDGGDVVVWSDVATRFAGTITARGGASGGSGGQAEVSSKGVLSYDGTTVLTAARGAFGTLLLDPHDITIANAPDSGVSGFTATGERSVIDAARLLTALTTAHVVVSTGPTGNESGTITVAAPLTWNTGANLTLQAAGGIALNAPITAQAGGLILQAGAGSAVTATADLSVARFTLASGNWTQNAATLPGFATADFRIADGASFLRAVGGDGTNADPYRLSDVYGLQGMGSSADYRAASYRLASDIDAAGTATWWGGQGFVPVGTDAAPFTGSLDGAGHTVSGLTIARPNQSFVGLIGVLGTGGSVSSLGLVGGSVTGSDNVGGLVGNNSGTVSRSYASGSVTGSLDVGGLVGNNTGTVSQSYASGSVTGSSIVGGLVGSNTGPLTSTYWDTQTTGRANGVGAGSSSGATGLTTVQARSQAGYINPLDTTQSFDFGTVWYQAGDLRPILRSEAAAPVGGVIAVSNLHQLQLMGANLAGSYRLTRDLDASATAATDASTGPWGAGGFVPVGTNTAGFTGSLDGAGHTITGLTIARPSQNYVGLIGLLGAGGGVSGLGLVGGSVTGSSIVGGLVGTNNGTVSQSYASGSVTGSSGVGGLVGEMFNSATVSQSYASGSVTGFGSSVGGLVGFSSGTVSQSYASGSVTGSSNYVGGLVGFSSGTVSQSYASGSVTGSSIVGGLVGNNNYYGTVSQSYASGSVTGSSNVGGLVGRTDGALENTYWDAQTTGRANGVGAGSSAGSTGLTTVQARSQAGYINPLDTTQSFDFGTVWYQAGDMRPILRSEAAAPVGGVIAVSNLHQLQLMGANLAGSYRLTRDLDASATAATDASTGPWGAGGFVPVGTSSTPFTGSLDGAGHTITGLTIARPSQAGVGLIGFLGTGGRVSGLGLVGGSVSGSSIVGGLVGTNNGTVSQSYASGSVTGSSGVGGLVGEIYYGATVSQSYASGSVTGSSNSVGGLVGFNNGTVSQSYASGSATGSSSVGGLVGYNSGGTVSQSYASGSATGSSRVGGLVGNNDGTVSQSYASGSVSGSSSVGGLVGRTVGALENTYWDTQATGQSRGVGAGSSAGATGLTTAQMQDLASFRANYAGFDFATVWAPPNQVGQGGQGIAFYPQLYGLSNVVAVTPSSSRTYGSGSAPIASYAGLRPGDFVTTLGTLSSGASRTSDVGNYAVTASGTAVTSPAGNATRILYVPGTLSITPATITVTGATGVTKTYDGTTALPGGSTGFTSAGVLFGDDVRVAGNAAYDSARAGTRSVLVSGLSLSGAKAGNYVLSAVAGTGTIDRASLAVSGVTALDKTYDGTAAATLSGTATVTALAGDVVALGGTGIGSLADKNAGRNKPVTVTGYTLSGTDAGNYTLVQPTGLTADIARANLTVSGVTALDKTYDGTTAATLSGTATVFAFSGDVVALGGTGTGSFADKNAGRNKPVTVTGYTLSGTDAGNYTLVQPTGLTADIARANLAVSGVSAAGKTYDGTTAATLSGTATVFALTGDVVAVGGTGRGAFADKNAGRNKPVTVTGYTLTGTDAGNYVVIQPTGLTADIARANLTVSGVTALDKTYDGTTAATLSGTATVFAFTGDVVALGGTGTGSFADKNAGRNKPVTVTGYTLTGTDAGNYTLVQPTGLTADIARATLTYTADAVRRTYGAASPALTGTVTGFVPGESLASATTGTLAFGTTATASSNVDTYAITGSGLSAGNYVLVQAAGNAAALTVDPAALSISGARTYDATTGFTADQITVAGGVNGETLTLTAGSGTAASADAGTYAGSSLTGLRLAVAGGNGAAANYRLPATATLSITPAPVIVTARSGSSTYGDTPADPGLSASGLVGGEGVGVLTGLSSGFGLDAASAAGRYTLAVAGTLTNRNYRIDRIETGTFTVDPRALTVTADAQTRRYGDPNPALTYTVGGRGLVNGDRLAGALATGAAVTSGVGGYAVTQGSLAASANYRLTYQGADLAVTARPVTLSGTRVYDATTGIAGGLLTIANRVDGDSVSVSGTGTLAGRNAGTQTLADLSGLRLSNPNYTLAGAGGTVTVTQALLTARGAQGIDKTYDGTAALPAGRRLVDLAGILGTDAGRIGLDSIAAGYDSGDAGPRTITVSGLRLTGAEAANYRLSATSVIAAGTIAPASITVTAQGGRSVYGDTPADPGLSASGLVGGQDASVLTGLSNSFDLDAASAAGRYTLAVTGSLTNRNYVVADRRSGTWTVTPRALVVTPDALTRAYGEATPARGTAAGDGLVNGDRLDGVGLLTPATAASGVGRYALTGTDATFAAGSAGNYAITYTTRGHGLTIVPRAVTVTAQGQTRVYGDANPTLTYTVGGRGLADGDALSGSLATIATAGSGVGDYAITQGSLAASANYALTYQGADLAVTPRAVTLSGTRVYDGGTGFVGGLLTAGNLVNGDAVTVAGTGILAAKDAGSRALSDLSGLALSNPNYTLSGAAGTVAIMPATLTYTADAARRTYGSANPALTGRVAGFLGADTPANSTTGTLAFTTQAGAGSNVGSYAVTGSGLSAGNYLLVQAAGNATALTVAPALLTVTGTKTYDATTEFHAGQLAVAGGVTGETVTLTAGAGSPLSADAAIYTGSRLTGLRLAVAGGNGLASNYALPATGTLTITPALVTVAAEGGRSVYGDTPIDPGLSASGLVGGQDASVLTGLSSSFDLDATRAAGAYRLTVTGRLTNGNYRVGATEAGRYTIDRRPLTITADGLTRVYGDANPILTYTLGGRGLANGDRLTGVLATAADAASEPGLYRITRGSLSASANYSLGFVGADLAVLARPTQPQPEPRPIALAPSGLASSVERAARLDARPVAPDLPLLLGAGPDGALRVSDPRFDATLVCTSQQGGCFLTPLIAAPAPQAGLSAR; encoded by the coding sequence ATGTCCCGCCCCGCCTCGCCCCGCATCCGCGCCTTCACCAGCGCGCTGCTCGCCTCGACCGCGCTGGTCGGGATCGGCCTCGTGCCGCTCTGCCCCGTGCCCGTCCGGGCCGAGCCGCTGCCGACCGGCGGGCAGGTGGTCTCCGGCGGGGTCACGATCGGCGCTCCCAACGGCAACGCTCTGGCGATCACGCAGTCGAGCCAGAGCGCCATCGTCAACTGGCAGGGCTTCTCCGTCGGCGGGGGCAACCGGGTCGACATCCACCAGCCGAACGCGAACGCGGCGATCCTGAACCGGGTGACGGGCGCCACGCCCTCGACCATCGCCGGGCAGCTCAACGCCAACGGGCAGGTCTACCTCGTCAACCCCAACGGCGTGACGATCACCCGTTCGGGCCAGGTCAATGCGGCGGGCTTCGTCGCCTCCTCGCTCGGCATCTCGGACGAGGACTTCAAGGCCGGACGGCGCCCGTTCCGCGGCTCGGGCGCCTCGGCGCCGGTGACGAACCACGGGGCGATCACGATCGGGCGCGGCGGCTACGCGGCGCTGATCGGCGGGCGGGTGACGAACACCGGCACGATCCAAGTGCCGATGGGCCGGGTCGGGCTCGGCGCGGGCGAGCGGGCGACGCTGGACCTCTCCGGCGACGGCTTTTTGCAAGTTGCGGTGCCGACGCAGGCCAAGGGGCGCGGCGCCCTGGTCGAGCACGCGGGCACGATCTCGGCGGATGGCGGGTCGGTCACCCTTACCGCGGCAGCGGCGCGGGACATGGCGCGTCAGGCGGTGAACCTGTCGGGTGTGGTCGAGGCGCGCGCGGTGGCGGGGCGCAACGGGCGCATCACCCTGTCGGGCGGCGAGGGTGCGGTGGCGCTGGCGCCGAATGCCCGGCTCGACGCCTCGGGCCTGGACGGGGCTGACGGTGGCCGGGTGCGGATCACCGGCGGGCGGCTCGACGTGGCGGGCCGCGTGGACGTGTCCGGCGCGAGGGGGGGCCGGGCGCGGCTGAAGGCGGGCGAGAGCCTCGCGCTGTCGGGGCGGGTTCTGGCGGAGGGCCGTACCGGCCAGGGCGGGCGGGTGACCGCCACCGCACCGACGATCGCGACGCACGCAGCGCTGATCGAGGCGTCGGGCGCGAGCGGCGGCGGCGTGGTGCGCGTGGGGGGCGGGCGGCTCGGGCAGGGTCCGCTGGCACGCGCCGAGCGCGTCACGGTCGATGCCGCGAGCACGATCCGGGCGGATGCCACGGTGCGGGGCGACGGCGGCGACGTGGTGGTGTGGTCGGACGTGGCGACGCGGTTCGCCGGTACGATCACCGCGCGGGGCGGCGCCTCGGGCGGCAGCGGCGGGCAGGCGGAGGTGTCGAGCAAGGGCGTGCTGTCCTATGACGGCACGACGGTCCTGACGGCGGCGCGGGGTGCCTTCGGCACGCTGCTGCTCGACCCGCACGACATCACCATCGCGAACGCCCCGGACAGCGGCGTCTCGGGCTTCACCGCGACGGGCGAGCGCAGCGTGATCGACGCGGCGCGGCTGCTGACGGCGCTGACGACGGCCCACGTCGTGGTCTCGACCGGCCCGACGGGCAACGAATCCGGCACCATCACGGTGGCGGCGCCGCTGACGTGGAACACCGGGGCGAACCTGACGCTGCAGGCCGCCGGGGGGATCGCCCTGAACGCGCCGATCACCGCGCAGGCGGGCGGACTGATCCTGCAGGCGGGGGCGGGCAGCGCCGTCACGGCGACGGCCGACCTGTCGGTGGCGCGCTTCACCCTGGCCTCGGGCAACTGGACCCAGAACGCGGCCACGCTGCCCGGCTTCGCCACGGCGGACTTCCGCATCGCCGACGGGGCGAGCTTCCTGCGGGCGGTGGGCGGGGACGGCACGAACGCCGATCCGTACCGGCTGAGCGACGTCTACGGCCTACAGGGCATGGGCTCCTCGGCGGACTACCGTGCGGCCTCCTATCGCCTCGCCAGCGACATCGACGCCGCCGGCACCGCCACTTGGTGGGGTGGACAGGGCTTCGTGCCCGTCGGCACGGACGCGGCCCCGTTCACCGGCAGCCTGGACGGGGCGGGGCACACGGTCTCCGGATTGACCATCGCCCGGCCGAACCAGAGCTTTGTCGGGCTGATCGGCGTTCTCGGCACGGGCGGGAGCGTGAGCAGCCTCGGCCTCGTCGGCGGCAGCGTCACGGGCTCCGACAACGTGGGCGGCCTCGTCGGTAACAACTCCGGCACGGTGAGCCGGTCCTACGCCAGCGGCAGCGTCACGGGCTCCCTCGACGTGGGCGGCCTCGTCGGTAACAACACCGGCACGGTGAGCCAATCCTACGCCAGCGGCAGCGTCACGGGCTCCTCCATCGTGGGCGGCCTCGTCGGCTCCAACACCGGCCCCCTGACGAGCACCTACTGGGATACGCAGACGACCGGGCGGGCGAACGGCGTCGGCGCCGGCTCGTCCAGCGGCGCCACCGGGCTGACCACGGTGCAGGCGCGCTCCCAGGCCGGCTACATCAATCCGCTCGACACCACCCAAAGCTTCGACTTCGGCACCGTCTGGTATCAGGCCGGCGACCTGCGGCCGATCCTGCGCAGCGAGGCGGCGGCTCCGGTCGGGGGCGTGATCGCGGTCTCGAACCTGCACCAGTTGCAACTGATGGGCGCCAACCTCGCCGGGTCCTACCGCCTGACCCGCGATCTCGACGCCTCGGCCACGGCCGCCACGGACGCATCGACCGGCCCCTGGGGGGCGGGCGGCTTCGTGCCGGTGGGGACGAACACCGCGGGGTTCACCGGCAGCCTGGACGGGGCGGGCCACACGATCACCGGGCTGACCATCGCCCGGCCGAGCCAGAACTATGTCGGGCTGATCGGCTTGCTCGGCGCGGGCGGCGGCGTGAGCGGCCTCGGGCTCGTCGGCGGCAGCGTCACGGGCTCCTCCATCGTGGGCGGTCTCGTCGGCACCAACAACGGCACGGTGAGCCAGTCCTACGCAAGCGGCAGCGTCACGGGCTCCTCCGGCGTGGGCGGCCTCGTCGGTGAAATGTTCAACAGCGCCACGGTGAGCCAGTCCTACGCCAGCGGCAGCGTCACGGGCTTCGGCAGCTCCGTGGGCGGCCTCGTCGGCTTCAGCAGCGGCACGGTGAGCCAGTCCTACGCAAGCGGCAGCGTCACGGGCTCCTCCAACTACGTGGGCGGCCTCGTCGGCTTCAGCAGCGGCACGGTGAGCCAGTCCTACGCCAGCGGCAGCGTCACGGGCTCCTCCATCGTGGGCGGCCTCGTCGGCAACAACAACTACTACGGCACGGTGAGCCAGTCCTATGCCAGCGGCAGCGTCACGGGCTCCTCCAACGTGGGCGGCCTCGTCGGCCGAACCGACGGCGCCTTGGAGAACACCTACTGGGATGCGCAGACCACCGGGCGGGCGAACGGCGTCGGCGCCGGCTCGTCCGCCGGCTCCACCGGGCTGACCACGGTGCAGGCGCGCTCCCAGGCCGGCTACATCAATCCGCTCGACACCACCCAAAGCTTCGACTTCGGCACCGTCTGGTATCAGGCCGGGGACATGCGGCCGATCCTGCGCAGCGAGGCGGCGGCTCCGGTCGGGGGCGTGATTGCGGTCTCGAACCTGCACCAGTTGCAACTGATGGGCGCCAACCTCGCCGGGTCCTACCGCCTGACCCGCGATCTCGACGCCTCGGCCACGGCCGCCACGGACGCATCGACCGGCCCCTGGGGGGCGGGCGGGTTCGTGCCGGTGGGGACCTCCAGCACCCCGTTCACCGGCAGCCTGGACGGGGCGGGGCACACGATCACCGGGCTGACCATCGCCCGGCCGAGCCAGGCCGGTGTCGGGCTAATCGGCTTCCTTGGTACGGGCGGCCGCGTGAGCGGCCTCGGCCTTGTCGGCGGCAGCGTCTCGGGCTCCTCCATCGTGGGCGGTCTCGTCGGCACCAACAACGGCACGGTGAGCCAGTCCTACGCAAGCGGCAGCGTCACGGGCTCCTCCGGCGTGGGCGGCCTCGTCGGTGAAATCTACTACGGCGCCACGGTGAGCCAGTCCTACGCCAGCGGCAGCGTCACGGGCTCCTCCAACTCCGTGGGCGGCCTCGTCGGCTTCAACAACGGCACGGTGAGCCAGTCCTACGCCAGCGGCAGCGCCACGGGCTCCTCCTCCGTGGGCGGCCTCGTCGGCTACAACTCCGGCGGCACGGTGAGCCAGTCCTACGCCAGCGGCAGCGCCACGGGCTCCTCCAGGGTGGGCGGCCTCGTCGGCAACAACGACGGCACGGTGAGCCAGTCCTATGCCAGCGGCAGCGTCTCGGGCTCCTCCTCCGTGGGCGGCCTCGTCGGCCGAACCGTCGGCGCCTTGGAGAACACCTACTGGGACACGCAGGCCACCGGGCAGAGCCGCGGCGTCGGCGCCGGCTCGTCCGCCGGCGCCACCGGCCTGACCACGGCGCAGATGCAGGATCTCGCCAGCTTCCGAGCCAACTATGCCGGCTTCGACTTCGCCACCGTCTGGGCGCCGCCGAACCAGGTCGGCCAGGGGGGGCAGGGCATCGCCTTCTATCCGCAGCTCTACGGCCTCTCGAACGTCGTCGCCGTCACGCCCAGCAGCAGCCGCACCTATGGCAGCGGCAGCGCGCCGATCGCGTCCTATGCCGGCCTGCGCCCCGGCGACTTCGTGACGACGCTCGGCACTCTGAGCAGCGGCGCCAGCCGAACCTCCGACGTCGGCAACTACGCGGTGACCGCCTCCGGCACCGCCGTCACGAGCCCGGCGGGCAACGCCACCCGCATCCTCTACGTCCCCGGCACGCTGAGCATCACCCCGGCGACCATCACCGTGACGGGCGCCACCGGGGTGACCAAGACCTACGACGGCACCACCGCCCTGCCGGGCGGCAGCACCGGCTTCACCAGCGCCGGCGTCCTGTTCGGTGACGACGTCAGGGTGGCCGGCAACGCGGCCTACGACAGCGCCCGCGCCGGCACCCGCTCGGTGCTCGTCTCCGGCCTGTCGCTGAGCGGGGCCAAGGCGGGCAACTACGTGCTGTCCGCCGTCGCTGGCACGGGTACGATCGATCGGGCCAGCCTCGCCGTCTCCGGCGTGACCGCCCTCGACAAGACCTACGACGGCACCGCCGCCGCCACGCTCAGCGGCACCGCCACCGTCACCGCACTCGCCGGTGACGTGGTCGCGCTGGGCGGCACCGGCATCGGCAGCCTCGCCGACAAGAATGCCGGCCGGAACAAACCGGTCACCGTCACCGGCTACACCCTCTCCGGCACCGACGCCGGCAACTACACCCTCGTCCAGCCCACCGGCCTCACCGCCGACATCGCCCGCGCCAACCTGACCGTCTCCGGCGTGACCGCCCTCGACAAGACCTACGACGGCACCACCGCGGCCACACTCAGCGGCACCGCGACGGTCTTCGCATTCTCCGGTGACGTGGTCGCGCTGGGCGGTACCGGCACCGGCAGCTTCGCCGACAAGAATGCCGGCCGGAACAAGCCGGTCACCGTCACCGGCTACACCCTCTCCGGCACCGACGCCGGCAACTACACCCTCGTCCAGCCCACCGGCCTCACCGCCGACATCGCCAGGGCCAACCTCGCCGTCTCCGGCGTCAGCGCCGCCGGCAAGACCTACGACGGCACCACCGCGGCCACACTCAGCGGCACCGCGACGGTCTTCGCACTCACCGGTGACGTGGTCGCGGTGGGCGGCACCGGCCGCGGCGCCTTCGCCGACAAGAATGCCGGCCGGAACAAACCGGTCACCGTCACCGGCTACACCCTGACCGGCACCGACGCCGGCAACTACGTCGTCATCCAGCCCACCGGCCTCACCGCCGACATCGCTCGCGCCAACCTGACCGTCTCCGGCGTGACCGCCCTCGACAAGACCTACGACGGCACCACCGCGGCCACGCTCAGCGGCACCGCGACGGTCTTCGCATTCACCGGTGACGTGGTCGCGCTGGGCGGCACCGGCACCGGCAGCTTCGCCGACAAGAACGCCGGCCGGAACAAACCGGTCACCGTCACGGGCTACACCCTGACCGGCACCGACGCCGGCAACTACACCCTCGTCCAGCCCACTGGCCTCACCGCCGACATCGCCCGCGCCACGCTGACCTACACCGCCGATGCGGTCCGCCGCACCTACGGCGCGGCCAGCCCGGCGCTGACCGGGACGGTGACCGGCTTCGTCCCCGGCGAGAGCCTGGCCAGCGCCACCACCGGCACGCTCGCCTTCGGCACGACGGCCACCGCGTCGAGCAACGTCGACACCTACGCGATCACCGGCAGCGGGCTCAGCGCCGGCAACTACGTCTTGGTTCAGGCGGCGGGCAATGCCGCCGCACTCACCGTCGATCCCGCAGCGCTCAGCATCAGCGGCGCCAGGACCTACGACGCCACCACCGGGTTCACGGCGGATCAGATCACGGTTGCGGGCGGCGTCAACGGCGAGACCCTCACGCTCACCGCCGGCTCCGGCACCGCGGCCTCCGCCGATGCCGGCACTTACGCGGGATCGAGCCTGACCGGCCTGCGCCTCGCGGTCGCCGGCGGCAACGGCGCGGCCGCCAACTACCGCCTGCCGGCCACCGCTACGCTCAGCATCACCCCGGCTCCGGTGATCGTCACCGCCCGCTCCGGATCTTCGACCTACGGCGACACGCCGGCCGATCCCGGCCTGTCGGCCAGCGGCCTCGTCGGCGGCGAGGGTGTCGGCGTGCTCACCGGCCTGTCCAGCGGCTTCGGCCTCGATGCCGCCAGCGCGGCGGGCCGCTACACCCTTGCCGTCGCCGGCACCCTGACCAACCGCAATTACCGGATCGACCGGATCGAGACCGGCACCTTCACCGTCGATCCGCGCGCCCTCACCGTCACCGCCGACGCGCAGACCCGCCGCTACGGTGATCCCAACCCGGCGCTGACCTACACCGTCGGCGGGCGCGGCCTCGTCAACGGCGACCGGCTCGCGGGTGCGCTCGCGACGGGCGCGGCGGTCACGTCCGGCGTCGGGGGCTATGCCGTCACGCAAGGGTCGCTGGCGGCCTCGGCCAACTACAGGCTGACCTATCAGGGCGCCGACCTCGCCGTCACCGCCCGGCCGGTGACGCTCTCCGGCACGCGCGTCTACGATGCGACCACCGGCATTGCGGGCGGGCTGCTGACGATCGCCAACCGCGTCGACGGGGACAGCGTGAGCGTCTCCGGCACCGGGACCCTCGCGGGCCGGAACGCCGGGACCCAGACCCTCGCCGACCTCTCCGGTCTGCGCCTGTCGAACCCGAACTACACCCTCGCCGGTGCGGGCGGCACGGTCACGGTCACGCAGGCCCTGCTCACGGCGCGTGGCGCTCAGGGCATCGACAAGACCTACGACGGCACCGCCGCCCTGCCCGCCGGACGCCGCCTCGTCGACCTTGCGGGCATCCTCGGCACCGATGCCGGCCGCATCGGCCTCGACAGCATCGCGGCCGGCTACGACAGCGGCGATGCGGGCCCCCGCACGATCACGGTGAGCGGCCTGCGGCTGACCGGCGCGGAAGCGGCCAACTACCGCCTCTCGGCCACCTCCGTCATCGCCGCCGGCACCATCGCCCCGGCCTCCATCACCGTCACGGCCCAAGGTGGACGCTCGGTCTACGGCGACACGCCGGCCGATCCGGGCCTGTCGGCCAGCGGCCTCGTCGGCGGACAGGACGCGAGCGTGCTCACCGGCCTGTCCAACAGCTTCGACCTCGACGCCGCCAGCGCGGCGGGCCGCTATACCCTCGCCGTCACCGGCTCGCTGACCAACCGCAACTACGTCGTCGCCGACCGCCGGAGCGGCACCTGGACGGTGACCCCACGCGCGCTCGTGGTCACGCCGGATGCGCTCACCCGCGCCTACGGTGAGGCCACCCCGGCGCGGGGCACAGCCGCCGGCGACGGCCTCGTCAACGGCGACCGCCTTGACGGCGTCGGGCTTCTGACGCCGGCCACCGCGGCCAGCGGCGTCGGACGCTACGCCCTCACCGGCACCGACGCGACCTTCGCGGCGGGCTCGGCCGGCAACTACGCCATCACCTACACCACGCGCGGTCACGGCCTCACCATCGTGCCACGCGCGGTGACGGTCACGGCACAGGGGCAGACCCGGGTCTACGGCGATGCCAACCCGACGCTGACCTACACCGTCGGCGGGCGTGGCCTCGCCGACGGCGACGCCCTGAGCGGCAGCCTCGCCACCATCGCCACGGCCGGCAGCGGCGTCGGGGACTACGCCATCACGCAAGGGTCGCTGGCGGCCTCGGCCAACTACGCGCTGACCTACCAAGGCGCCGACCTCGCCGTCACGCCGCGCGCCGTGACGCTGTCGGGCACGCGGGTCTACGACGGCGGCACCGGTTTCGTCGGCGGCTTGCTCACCGCAGGCAACCTCGTCAACGGGGATGCGGTAACCGTCGCCGGCACCGGCATCCTCGCGGCCAAGGACGCCGGCAGCCGGGCGCTTTCCGACCTCTCCGGCCTCGCTCTGTCGAACCCGAACTACACGCTCTCCGGTGCCGCGGGCACGGTCGCGATCATGCCGGCCACCCTGACCTACACCGCCGACGCCGCCCGCCGGACCTACGGCAGCGCCAATCCGGCGCTCACCGGCCGCGTCGCCGGCTTCCTCGGCGCCGACACGCCGGCCAACAGCACGACCGGCACCCTCGCCTTCACCACGCAAGCGGGCGCCGGCAGCAACGTCGGCAGCTACGCCGTCACCGGTTCCGGGCTGAGCGCCGGCAACTACCTCCTCGTCCAGGCCGCCGGCAACGCCACGGCTCTCACCGTCGCTCCGGCCCTGCTCACCGTCACCGGCACGAAGACCTACGACGCCACAACCGAGTTCCACGCCGGTCAACTCGCCGTCGCCGGGGGCGTCACCGGCGAGACCGTCACCCTCACCGCCGGGGCCGGCTCCCCCCTCTCTGCCGATGCCGCCATCTACACGGGATCGCGCCTCACCGGCCTGCGCCTGGCGGTCGCCGGCGGGAACGGGCTGGCCTCGAACTATGCCCTGCCCGCCACCGGCACGCTCACGATCACACCGGCCCTCGTCACCGTCGCGGCCGAGGGCGGCCGCTCGGTCTACGGCGACACGCCCATCGATCCGGGTCTGTCGGCCAGCGGCCTCGTCGGCGGACAGGACGCGAGCGTGCTCACCGGCCTGTCCAGCAGCTTCGATCTCGATGCCACCCGCGCCGCCGGGGCGTACCGCCTCACGGTGACGGGCCGGCTCACCAACGGCAACTACCGCGTCGGCGCCACCGAAGCCGGCCGCTACACCATCGACCGGCGCCCGCTCACCATCACCGCCGACGGGCTCACCCGGGTCTACGGCGACGCCAACCCGATCCTGACCTACACCCTGGGCGGACGCGGCCTCGCCAACGGCGACCGCCTGACCGGTGTGCTGGCCACCGCGGCCGACGCGGCCAGCGAGCCGGGCCTCTACCGCATCACCCGCGGCAGCCTCTCGGCCTCGGCCAATTACAGCCTCGGCTTCGTCGGCGCAGATCTTGCCGTGCTTGCGAGGCCGACACAGCCGCAGCCCGAGCCGCGGCCGATCGCCCTCGCCCCCTCCGGCTTGGCCAGCTCCGTCGAACGCGCCGCCCGCCTCGACGCTCGCCCGGTCGCCCCCGACCTGCCGCTCCTCCTCGGGGCCGGCCCGGACGGCGCCCTGCGCGTCTCCGACCCGCGCTTCGACGCCACCCTCGTCTGCACCAGCCAGCAGGGCGGCTGCTTCCTCACGCCGCTCATCGCGGCGCCTGCGCCGCAGGCCGGCCTGTCCGCCCGCTGA
- a CDS encoding invasion associated locus B family protein: MKLLPLFSRAVVPLDREAHRTRHLAQPQRFGFARGSHLVPSAGFLSLCRPAAVAAVLAGGALFLGSALAQPTSGKPPAAPAAPPPVPSEPGVTTASYGDWVLRCQRLGPPEKTVRLCEVSQGMQVQGQPAPIAQVAIGRVPGETELRMTALLPVAVSFPSTVRVGLDERDVKASMPDLAWRRCLPGGCLADGAVKEEVLKRWREAEAPGRLLFKDAGGQEMALPLSFRGLGPALDALGKER, encoded by the coding sequence ATGAAGCTGCTCCCGCTGTTCTCCCGCGCCGTCGTCCCCCTCGACCGCGAGGCCCACCGCACCCGGCATCTCGCCCAGCCCCAGCGCTTCGGCTTTGCCCGCGGCAGCCACCTTGTGCCGTCCGCCGGCTTCCTCAGCTTGTGCCGTCCGGCCGCTGTCGCCGCCGTGCTGGCCGGAGGTGCGCTCTTCCTCGGCTCCGCCCTGGCGCAACCAACGAGCGGCAAGCCTCCCGCCGCCCCGGCCGCGCCGCCACCGGTCCCGTCCGAACCGGGCGTGACCACCGCCAGCTACGGTGACTGGGTCCTTCGGTGCCAGCGCCTCGGCCCGCCCGAGAAGACCGTGCGCCTGTGCGAGGTGTCGCAAGGCATGCAGGTGCAGGGGCAGCCCGCGCCGATCGCCCAGGTCGCGATCGGGCGGGTGCCGGGCGAGACGGAACTGCGGATGACGGCGCTGCTGCCGGTGGCGGTGAGCTTCCCCTCGACCGTCCGGGTCGGGCTCGACGAGCGGGACGTCAAGGCGTCGATGCCGGACCTCGCGTGGCGGCGCTGCCTGCCCGGCGGCTGTCTGGCCGACGGGGCGGTGAAGGAGGAGGTCCTGAAGCGCTGGCGCGAGGCGGAGGCGCCGGGCCGGCTGCTGTTCAAGGATGCGGGTGGACAGGAGATGGCGCTTCCGCTCTCCTTCCGCGGCCTCGGCCCCGCCCTCGACGCGCTCGGCAAGGAGCGCTGA